In Dama dama isolate Ldn47 chromosome 10, ASM3311817v1, whole genome shotgun sequence, the sequence GGCCACCTTCAGAGGCGCCTCCTTGTCCTTGATGGCCTGCTTCAGCGCCGCAATGTTGTGCTCCTGGTCCGTGATCTCCCGTAGCGTCTGCACACAGGACAGCCCATGGGTCACCCCGCGCCTCCAGCCCTACCCACACAGGACAGCCCGTGGGTCACCCCGCACCTCCAGCCCTACACACAGGACGGCCCCGTGGGTCACCCCGCACCCCAAGCCCTACCCACACAGGACGGCCCCGAGGGTCACCCCGCACCCCGAGCCCTACCCACACAGGACGGCCCCGAGGGTCACCCCGCACCCCGAGCCCTACCCACACAGGACGGCCCCGAGGGTCACCCCGCACCCCGAGCCCTACCCACACAGGACGGCCCCGAGGGTCACCCCGCACCCCGAGCCCTACCCACACAGGACGGCCCCGAGGGTCACCCCGCACCTCCAGCCCTACCCACACAGGACGGCCCCGAGGGTCACCCCGCACCCCGAGCCCTACCCCCACACAGGACGGCCCCGAGGGTCACCCCGCACCTCCAGCCCTACCCACACAGGACGGCCCCGAGGGTCACCCCGCACCCCGAGCCCTACCCCCACACAGGATGGCCCCGAGGGTCACCCCGCATCCCAAGCCCTACCCACACAGGACGGCCCCGAGGGTCACCCCGCACCCCGAGCCCTACCCACACAGGACGGCCCCGAGGGTCACCCCGCACCTCCAGCCCTACCCACACAGGACGGCCCCGAGGGTCACCCCGCACCCCGAGCCCTACCCCCACACAGGACGGCCCCGAGGGTCACCCCGCACCTCCAGCCCTACCCACACAGGACGGCCCTGAGGGTCACCCCGCACCAGCCCTACCCACACACAGGACAGCCCCGAGGGTCACCCCACACCCCGAGCCCTACCCACACAGGACGGCCCCGAGGGTCACCCCGCACCCCGAGCCCTACCCACACAGGACGGCCCCGAGGGTCACCCTGCACCCCGAGCCCTACCCACACAGGACGGCCCCGAGGGTCACCCCGCACCTCCAGCCCTACCCACACAGGACGGCCCCGAGGGTCACCCCGCACCCCGAGCCCTACCCCCACACAGGACGGCCCCGAGGGTCACCCCGCACCTCCAGCCCTACCCACACAGGACGGCCCCGAGGGTCACCCCACACCCCGAGCCCTACCCCCACACAGGATGGCCCCGAGGGTCACCCCGCATCCCAAGCCCTACCCACACAGGACGGCCCCGAGGGTCACCCCGCACCCCGAGCCCTACCCACACAGGACGGCCCCGAGGGTCACCCCGCACCTCCAGCCCTACCCACACAGGACGGCCCCGAGTGTCACCCCACACCCCAAGCCCTACCCACACAGGACGGCCCCGAGGGTCACCTCGCACCCCGAGCCCTACCCTCTGTCTCTGGGGGCGGTGTGGAGGCAGGGCCGAGGTGGCCGTGCAGGGAGGCCCTGCCATGGGCACCCAGAGAGCCTGGGGTCAGGGCCCTGCTGCGCCAGGGCCAGCATCAGGGACACCCCCTAGATAACCGAGCCCGCCACCTCCTTCCACCTTCCCTGCTCTGGCCTGCAGCCCTCCCCCATATCAGTCACGCCAATGGCAATGCCACCATCCTCAAATGTCACTAGGTTTTCTCATCAGCTTAATGAGGGCCCTGGGGAAGTGGGGTGGCGGATGGGGGCGGCCCTGAGCAGGCGTCCCTCATGATGGACAGGGCCAAGGCGGGTCAGGGGCCAGGCCAGGCTGTGACCAGGGCATAGTGGACAGTGGGAGTCTGATGGTCTGAGCTACCCGTTCTGAGCCTGGTCTTTGTAGTTATGGGCAGAGAGCCAGTCTCAGGGGCTGCCCTGGCGGGGCCAAATCATGGGCTGGGCATGCCTGACTGAGCGATGGGCGTGGCTATACCATAGCCTGGGTGTGGCCTGGTTGCGAGACGGGCGTGGCTGTATCGTGACCTAGGCATGCCCTGGCTGCGGGATGGGCGTGGCCTGGCCGCGGCTGCGCGCAGTCGCGAGGCCCCACCTTGCGCAGGTGGTGCTCCAGCTTGTGGCGCGCGTCCTCCAGCTCCTCACACCGCCGCCCGAAGGCCAGGTTCACGGCGTCGCACTGCAGCCGCAGGTCCTCGGAAGTGTCCTGCAGGATGCAGTCTATGAGGTTCCGCAGGTTGACCGAGGCCAGGCGCTCGCGCTCAGCGCGATACAGGTGTTCCTGGGTGAACTTGGCCCAGGTCTCGGGCGTGGAGGCACTGCGGGTAGGGGGAGTGGGCCGACACCGCGGTCGGTGGGGGCACGTACCAGGGCCTCCCCGCGCCCGCCGCACCCCGAGCCCCCAGCGCCTCGGCACGAACGACCACCCGCAGTCCTAAGGCCACGCCGCGCCCCCGTGCCCCTCCCGCTATGGCGCCCGTAGGACCTCTGCGCGCGCTCCCGGCGCTTCCTGCGCCGCCCGGGGTCCCCGCGTTCGCGCCCCCACTACTGTGGCTGCGACGGGTGGTGGCCGCGCGCCCCCTGCCGGCCGCATGCGGAGCTGCAGCCCGCtcccccttacacacacacacacacactctctctcactttcacactcacacagacacactctctctctcacacacacagacacactcacacacgcacacacaacacacttacacacacacacacacactttctctcgcacacacacacaacacactttCTCTCACAGTCACACAgacactctctcacacactctcactcacacactctcactcacacacacacaccctctttctcacacacacgctctctctccctctcacacacttttctttctctctcacacacacacactttctcacacactctctcacacacacacaacacactttcactctcacacacacagacacactctttcacacacacacactctcatacagtcacacacactcacactcacacacacaacactttcactcacacactctcacacagacacacacacacactctcacacacacagcacactttcactctctctcacacagacacattctcacacacacacacacacacaatgcacttTCATTCAGACTGTCAGACACACTCTTTCTCACACActttctcacatacacacacactcacacacaaacaccctctttctcacacacacacactctctccctctcacacacttttctctcacacacacactttctctctctcacacactctcacacagacactttctcacacacacactcacacacactgtcACACAGAAACACtttcacacactctctctcacacacacacacacacacacatacaactctctctcacacacatactctccctctcacacacttttctctctctctcacacacacacacacacacaccccaccctcaATGCTGGGTCCTGCTTCCCTCTGTGAAGCCCAGCTGGGACAGTGAACTGTGTGTGCCCGGCACTTGGGTGGGGGTCCCGCCGCTCGCCTGCCCACCCCAGGAGTAGAAGAGCTGCACAGAGGACCCCCGGCGGAGGGATGGGGAGCCCATTGGGCTCCCGCAGCCCCACCTCTCCTCGAACTTGGCCGAGTGCGGGTAGAACTGCACGTCGGTGCTCTGGTTGTTGTAGCGGCAGCAGGCCTCGTCGATGTTGTAGGCTTCCACCTTGTCAGACCAGTCCATCTCGCAGGTTTCCTTGTGCTCCCGGTTCAGCCTGCGGGCGGACAGCGGGCAGGGCCTGCGTCAGGGCGGGTGGGGAGCTGGGTGCACCCCCGACGCTGGGCACAGCCAGCCCCCAGGCGGCAGGGGGCCCTCATCTGCTGACGGTGGGCCCCGGGGTGCTGGTCTGGCTCTGGGTGTCCAGGCCCCTTGGCCACCTCCACCTGCCCAGTGCCCCCTCCCTGCCCTATGCTCCTGGCTGTTGGCCGGGGACGATCCATCACCTCGCGGAGCCTCAGTGCCGGGTCACCCAACTTCCTGCCCACAGGGGCCTGAGGGGTAGGGGGATGGGGTCACCCCAGGATGGCTCTGGAGGCCGCCCAGACCCACCGAGTCTGGCTCACGGCCTGCATGATGGTCCTTTTCAGGAGCTCCTGAATGTTCCGGATGAGCTCGGCCTCCTGGGGGAGAAGACCCCCACCCCTGGTGAGAATCTGAGGACCTGGGGGCTCTTAAACCCCAAGGAGGAGCAGAGTTTGGGGTGACGCCCAGTGGAACTGGCCCTGCTGGTGGCCCTGCTTGTTGACTCCCAGCCTCTTTGGTGGAAGTGGGGGCGAGCCTGACTCTCACCGGATTTATTCTGGGCTTGGAGCACCCTGTCTGGGGCACTGCAGTGGGTTCTTTGGGGGTCTTCTATGGGCTGTGGGGAGCATCAACCAGAGGTGGTTCCCACTTGCTGGGCACACAGCACCCCCGGGCTCCGGCCCATCACTGGAACCTTCCCACAGTCCCTGGAGAGCCTGGCAATAGCCTCTGAGGGCCCTGTCGACCAAGTCCCCACCCAGGACTGCCCTCACATCCAGGACACATGGGAAACCTGTGTTTCCTCCTGCTTCCCTGACGGGTTCATTTCCTGCAGAGGAAAAGCCCTCCCCGGACCTGAATCTTCGCCTCTGCTGGGCTCTAAGCCCTTGCGTCCGGTTCTGACCCGTGGGCCCGCCTTCCTGTCCTGACTCTTTTGTCCATGTGCTGCTGGGCGGAGGGCCTGGCTCAAAACAGAGCCATCATTCCTGGAGCCTTGGGAGGTtcttgagtgaatgagtgagggTGGGGCCAttggggggagggcagaggaagggCCTGGGCTTGAGGGAGGTACCCAGGTTTGAGGGGGTCCCCGGGtgcctgactgtgtgtgtgtctccccacGTCTCATGAGTGCCTGTGGCTGCAGCCTGCTCAGAGCTGAGGCCCTTCCCCACCAGCATCAGGGGCCTGGCCTGAATGACCCCCGGTCCTAGGGGGCTGCCCCAAGGACAGGTCCTGCCGGGTCTCTTTGTGGGATGCACGTGGCCTCCACCCCACCTTCACCGTCCACACCTGCACCCTGGTCTGAGGCTGGATTTCCAACATGGACTTCAGCAGGGTGGGGGTGTGGTAGGGCTCCACCTCTGGGAACTCAGGGTCAGGCTTCATCTGCATGAACCAGGGTGACCAGAGGGGCAGTTCAGCAGGTGCCGGGACCCAGGGGTGACTGAGGGACCACCCAGTAGGTACCGGCACAACCACAACCTGACCAGAAGGGTCTCCCTTGCCCTGCACGCATCCCAACCCCAGCCAGCTGCCCCTGGGGCTCAGCTCAGGCCCCTCCTGGTTTCCTGGGGACTGTGGAGGGGCAGCCAGGCCTGGGGAACAAGCCCCACCCTGCCTCAGGCAAACGTCCTGACACATGTTCCAGGATGAATGCCACCGTGGCCTGGGCCCTGCCTCACCCCGAGTGGGAGCCGGGGTGGAATGGGCACAGCAGGAACCCTGGGCCCGGGGCTGGGCTGAGTGGACAAGCACCAGGCTCCAGCCCTGCCACCTGTGCAGGGGGGCACCCAGGCCACGGTGCCCCTCACCCAGCAGGGCCTGACTGGCCCACcttgcagggagctcagccttgCCCAGCACCCACTGTGGGGACCAGGCCGAGGGAAGGCCAGACCTGGCACCCTCCGGGCCCGGGACACAGGCCCCGCTCCAcccacctctctcctccccccagGCAGCCCTagttctgctcctgcccccagccaGGGAGGCCCCAGGACCAATTGCTTCTGGCACCCCGCCCCTCTGTTCCTGGGCGTGTGCTTGAGTGTCCCCACGTGTGCAGAGGGTGCAGGCTCCCGGGGGTGCCCAGGCACCGAGGCTTCTGACAGCCAAGTCGAGGGGGGGGACACGGGGAAGGTTGTGCTGCCTGGACAGAGCTGGGAGGCCGGTCTGCAGCTCCGGGACCCGGGCGGCCGAACCTTCAGCAGCTCGATCTCCACACAGTCGCGCACGAGGTCAGGGTGCTGTCGGCGCTCGCGGCACTGCAGGTTGTCGGTGACGATGGAGAAGGGCCCGGCCGTGGCGTCCAGGGCGTGCTCCAGCCGCTGCTTCTGGGCCAGCAGCAGCTCGGTCTCAGAGACCAGCTCCCCCACCTGGTGCTGCAGCTCCGACTTCCAGCCGTGCATGTCCTGCAGGCGCTCACCCACCTTCCTCGTGGAGTCCTGCTGCGTGCGCTGCGCCAGTGCCTCGGTCTCTGCCGCTAGCTGCTGGCTCTCGTGGCGCTGCCGCTCCGACTGGTCTCGGTCGGCGAAGGCCTGGTGGTAGCGGGCATAGCAGTTCTGGAACCACTCGTCCAGCAGGTACTTGGCCGTGCGGAAGCCGGAGGTGGCCAGGCCTGAGGAGGTGTGGGCGCCCGTGTTTCGGGCCCCATCGTATAGCTTGCAGGGCAGCTGGCATGCTGGCACCGTCTGTGGGGCTGGCTCCTTGGTCAGGAGTATGTCCGTCTGCGCCATGGCGCCGCCCAGGCACAGGCaggagtggggag encodes:
- the TEKT4 gene encoding tektin-4, which encodes MAQTDILLTKEPAPQTVPACQLPCKLYDGARNTGAHTSSGLATSGFRTAKYLLDEWFQNCYARYHQAFADRDQSERQRHESQQLAAETEALAQRTQQDSTRKVGERLQDMHGWKSELQHQVGELVSETELLLAQKQRLEHALDATAGPFSIVTDNLQCRERRQHPDLVRDCVEIELLKEAELIRNIQELLKRTIMQAVSQTRLNREHKETCEMDWSDKVEAYNIDEACCRYNNQSTDVQFYPHSAKFEESASTPETWAKFTQEHLYRAERERLASVNLRNLIDCILQDTSEDLRLQCDAVNLAFGRRCEELEDARHKLEHHLRKTLREITDQEHNIAALKQAIKDKEAPLKVAQTRLYQRSHRPNVELCRDAAQFRLASEVEELNLSLAALKEKLLEAEQSLRNLEDTRMSLEKDIAVKTNSLFIDRHKCMAHRAYYPTVLQLAGYQ